The following coding sequences lie in one Arachis ipaensis cultivar K30076 chromosome B03, Araip1.1, whole genome shotgun sequence genomic window:
- the LOC110270046 gene encoding uncharacterized protein LOC110270046: MNTLNSGNMKQVHQSLTDAASSLLVRALNEGRHVIMDGTLSWEPFVEQTISMARNVHKCNGSKVSEDGTITENYWEQVNEAEEEQPEENNNGEPRDQKPYRIELVGVVCDGYLAIVRGIR, from the coding sequence ATGAACACATTGAACTCTGGAAATATGAAACAGGTGCACCAATCGTTGACTGATGCAGCATCATCTCTGCTGGTGAGAGCTCTAAATGAAGGGAGACATGTGATCATGGATGGAACCTTATCATGGGAGCCTTTTGTGGAGCAGACTATCTCCATGGCAAGAAATGTTCACAAATGCAATGGAAGTAAAGTATCTGAAGACGGAACTATTACCGAAAACTACTGGGAGCAAGTGAATGAGGCAGAAGAAGAACAACCAGAAGAGAACAATAATGGAGAACCCCGTGATCAAAAGCCTTACAGAATAGAGTTAGTTGGTGTAGTTTGTGATGGCTATCTTGCTATTGTTCGAGGCATTAGGtag
- the LOC110269416 gene encoding uncharacterized protein LOC110269416, with the protein MNGREVRVNSQLKSHKRFANAFQDTANLLIMLGSIAQMLLMLIGWKDDDHNLLVDPEDIKCLEMIGGLNVEADSIYELYKESSLITEPGSVSKEIVLSSSRTSDHKLLGETILKIGKSNKKQ; encoded by the exons ATGAATGGGAGAGAAGTGAGGGTGAATTCACAGTTGAAATCTCACAAAAGGTTTGCTAATGCATTCCAAGATACTGCAAACTTGTTGATAATGCTAGGCTCTATTGCACAAATGCTGTTGATG CTCATAGGGTGGAAGGATGATGATCATAACCTGTTAGTAGATCCTGAAGATATCAAATGCTTGGAAATGATAGGAGGTTTGAATGTGGAAGCTGATTCCATCTATGAACTTTACAAGGAATCAAGCCTTATAACGGAACCTGGTTCTGTTTCGAAGGAAATTGTTCTATCATCTTCCAGGACAAGTGATCATAAACTGTTAGGGGAGACAATTCTGAAAATAGGAAAATCCAACAAGAAGCAGTAA